TTCTGAATAGCAGAAGTATATTCTTCTGAGGCCGCCACGCTTTGTCAAATGCGCGGGCGCTGGGAGTTCGTCTCGTCGCGGGCGCAGTTGTGTTCAGAAATTTGCAGAGGACGCTTCTGCAATACAACGCGATGAGTTAGTGTCGGCGTGCTGTGTCACAGTCGTAGCCGGATCGGGTGAGGGAAAGTGGGCTCAAAGTGAGCAGGGACCTCAAGTGAGCAGGGACATGGTGCTGTGCGGCTTGATCGGGAGCATCCGACGAGATTCGTTCAACCGGAAACTGATGCAGGCCGCCGTCGATCGTGCCCCGACCGGTGTCGATATCCGCGTGGCCGACGTGGTCGGCAAACTCCCTCTCTTCAACGAGGATCTCCTCGTTGACGAGCCGTCGATCGTCCTCGAGCTGAAACGGCGCGTGGCGGAGGCTGATGCGTTGCTGATCGCGACGCCCGAATACAACGGCGGCGTTCCGGGACCGTTGAAGAACGCGCTGGACTGGCTCTCGATACCGCTCGGTCAGTCCGTTCTGCAACACAAGCCCGTGGCCATCATCGGTGCCTCGGCGGGCCGACTGGGCACTGCCCGGAGCCAGTTTGAGCTCCGACATACTTTCGTCTTCTCTCGATCGCCGGTTGTGCCGGGGCCCGAGCTGCTGCTCAGCATGGCCGCGGGCGCGTTTGACGAGGAGTATCGACTGACCGATCCCGTCGCGATCGAACGCCTCGACCAGATCTTCGAGGGCCTTGGAAGTCTGGTTCGGATGCAACAGCAGGAGGGAGCGATCTTGTGATCGCCAGGACATTTGTCAGCATGGAGTCGCCAGGCGCCAAGCGCGCAGGCGCGGGAGGTCGCCCCTGCCAGGGGCTCTATTACGCGCCGGAGGGCGAGCGGCCTCGCGTCGCGATGATCGCCACCCATTATCAAATCGACTTCTCTGAGCACTACCTTGCCGACATGATGGCCGAGCGCGGCATCGGGTTCCTTGGCTGGAACACCCGCTTTCGCGGCTACGAACCGCTGTTCACCCTCGATCACGCGGTGGTCGATATCGGGGTTGGCGTCCGTTGGTTGCGCGAGGTCGCCGGCGTCGAGCAGGTCGTGCTGCTTGGTAACTCCGGAGGGGGGTCCCTTATGGCGGCGTACCAGGCGCAGGCGGTGGAGCCAGTCATCCAGGGAGCGCGCGATCTCGCCCCGGCGCCCGGCCTGGATGATCTCTCGGCCGGTGACGGGTTCGTTTCCGTGGCCGCGCACCTGGGCAGGCCGGATGTGCTCACCGCGTGGATGGACGCATCGGTCGTGGACGAGGACGACCCGACGCAGACCGATCCCCAGTTGGACCTGTTCAACCCGGACAACGGGCCGCCGTTCACCGCCGAATTCGTGGCCCGCTATCGCGCCGCCCAGGTGGAGCGAAACCATCGGATCACGGCCTGGGCCGAGAAGGAACTGTCCCGGGTTACGGCCGCCGGCTACTTCGACCGTCACTTCTCGGTATCGCGGACCTGGGCGGACCCGCGGATGGTCGACCCCACGCTGGAGCCGACCAACAGGCCTCCGGGCAGGTGCTATCGGGGGAGCACCGAGGTCGCCAATCGTGGCGACCGCGGGATCGGTGGAGAGACGACTCTTCGGAACTGGCTCAACATGTGGAGCCTGTCGCAGTCCCAGTGCCGCGCTGAGTCGCATCTCGCCAAGGTGCGCGTCCCCTCGCTGGTCATCAACGCGGATGCCGACTGCGGGGTCTTTCCCAGTGATGCCGACAGCATCTATGACGCCATCGGTACCAAGGACAAGCGGCGCGTCGACCTGCCTGGTGACCACTACTTCCTCGAACCGGCTGGCGCGCGCGACGGTGTAGCCGACTTGATCGCGCAGTGGGTGGCTGAGCATTTCGACACGAACCCGGTTCGCTGACGTCGCAAGTCTGTAGTGAGGAAGAGATGATGACTTCGCAACTGCAACTCGTCGATCTGTGTGCGATCACGATTGAACGCGGCCCGCGATACGACACCGGCCCGGGCCCTCTCGGGCGGCGGGTATCGGCTGAAGCCGCGTCCGTAGTGGTGACCGGAGAACGGCTCAGCGGCCAGCTCGCCGGTGTAGCCGCGGCTGACTGGGCAACGACAGCAGACGATGGCCTGACACTTGTCGATTCCCGTATGACGATAGGGACGCACGATGGTGCGCTCATCTTGATC
This window of the Antricoccus suffuscus genome carries:
- a CDS encoding NADPH-dependent FMN reductase, encoding MSRDMVLCGLIGSIRRDSFNRKLMQAAVDRAPTGVDIRVADVVGKLPLFNEDLLVDEPSIVLELKRRVAEADALLIATPEYNGGVPGPLKNALDWLSIPLGQSVLQHKPVAIIGASAGRLGTARSQFELRHTFVFSRSPVVPGPELLLSMAAGAFDEEYRLTDPVAIERLDQIFEGLGSLVRMQQQEGAIL
- a CDS encoding DUF3237 family protein, with the translated sequence MTSQLQLVDLCAITIERGPRYDTGPGPLGRRVSAEAASVVVTGERLSGQLAGVAAADWATTADDGLTLVDSRMTIGTHDGALILITYTGRINDISKFPAEPVYVSLNFATGDPRYRWLVGIQAVAKGSMSSDGNSLEYLVYELR
- a CDS encoding alpha/beta hydrolase, with amino-acid sequence MESPGAKRAGAGGRPCQGLYYAPEGERPRVAMIATHYQIDFSEHYLADMMAERGIGFLGWNTRFRGYEPLFTLDHAVVDIGVGVRWLREVAGVEQVVLLGNSGGGSLMAAYQAQAVEPVIQGARDLAPAPGLDDLSAGDGFVSVAAHLGRPDVLTAWMDASVVDEDDPTQTDPQLDLFNPDNGPPFTAEFVARYRAAQVERNHRITAWAEKELSRVTAAGYFDRHFSVSRTWADPRMVDPTLEPTNRPPGRCYRGSTEVANRGDRGIGGETTLRNWLNMWSLSQSQCRAESHLAKVRVPSLVINADADCGVFPSDADSIYDAIGTKDKRRVDLPGDHYFLEPAGARDGVADLIAQWVAEHFDTNPVR